The Paenibacillus yonginensis genome segment GCTTCGGCCCACTGCTGCTGTTCAGCTGAAAGCTGCTGCGGCAGACGGCCGGCCTGCTGCAGATGCGGGATGGCCAGATCGGCAATCCGCTTCGGAGCGGCATTTTTAATATAATAATTGTTCAAATGAGCCAGCTTGTTCGTATCGAATACAGCAGGACTGCGCGACAAACGTTTGGCATCGAAGATCGAAATCAGCTGCTCGCGCGTGAAGAACTCCTCTTCCCCTTCCGGCGACCAGCCGAGCAGGGAAATGTAGTTGAACAGCGCTTCCGGCAGATAACCCAGCTTGTCGTACTGCTCGATAAACTGGATGATCGACTCATCGCGTTTGCTCAGCTTCTTGTGGTTCTCCCCGACGATCAAGGTCATATGCGCAAATACAGGAGGTTCCCAGCCGAACGCATCATAAATCATCAGCTGGCGCGGCGTGTTGGACACATGGTCTTCCCCGCGCAGCACATGCGAGATTTTCATCAGATGATCGTCCAGCACCACGGCGAAGTTATAAGTCGGGATACCGTCTTTCTTGACGATAACGAAATCGCCCGAAATGTCCGATTCGACGCTAATGGTGCCTTTCACCAGGTCGTCCCAGGTAAACGTGCGGCCCTGCGGCACCGTAAATCGAATGCTCGGCACGCGGCCTTCTGCTTCGAAAGCAGCCTGCTGTTCAGCCGTTAAATGACGGCATCTGCCGGAGTAACGAGGCGTTTCCCCTCGGGCCTGCTGCGCTTCACGTTCCGCTTCCAGCTCTTCTTCCGTACAATAACATTTATAAGCAAGCCCGCGGTCCAGCAGATCCTGCCAATATTTCTTATAAATATCGAGACGCTCCGTCTGGCGGTATGGACCGTATTCTCCAGCAACGTCCACGCCTTCATCCCAGTCCATCCCCAGCCATTTCAAATATTTCAGTTGGCTTTCTTCCCCGCCGGCCACGTTTCGTTTCAAGTCCGTATCCTCGATCCGGATGATGAATTTCCCGCCCTGGCTGCGGGCGAACAAGTAGTTAAACAAAGCGGTTCTCGCATTGCCGATATGTAAATGCCCTGTCGGACTCGGTGCGTAACGGACACGTACTTCGCTCATTGGTAAGTCCCCTCCATCATTGACGATTGTTTCTGTAAAAAGTAATTACCCGGCATCAGCGCAGTCTGCGCCTGAAATCCCGGGTTCATTCCACGATCATAGCATATTTTGAACAAGACGGCCAATAGATTATGCCGTCAGACAGACGATGCACTGCGCCGCGATGCCTTCTCCGCGCCCGGTAAATCCGAGCTGCTCCGTTGTGGTCGCCTTAACGTTGACATTAGCCGGATC includes the following:
- the gltX gene encoding glutamate--tRNA ligase, yielding MSEVRVRYAPSPTGHLHIGNARTALFNYLFARSQGGKFIIRIEDTDLKRNVAGGEESQLKYLKWLGMDWDEGVDVAGEYGPYRQTERLDIYKKYWQDLLDRGLAYKCYCTEEELEAEREAQQARGETPRYSGRCRHLTAEQQAAFEAEGRVPSIRFTVPQGRTFTWDDLVKGTISVESDISGDFVIVKKDGIPTYNFAVVLDDHLMKISHVLRGEDHVSNTPRQLMIYDAFGWEPPVFAHMTLIVGENHKKLSKRDESIIQFIEQYDKLGYLPEALFNYISLLGWSPEGEEEFFTREQLISIFDAKRLSRSPAVFDTNKLAHLNNYYIKNAAPKRIADLAIPHLQQAGRLPQQLSAEQQQWAEALVALYQEQMTAASDIVELSELFFRTHLELDAEAAVILAEEQVPTVLKAFLDKLTSSEEFSAPHIAALIKEVQKETGFKGKQLFMPIRVALTGQMHGRDLNQTIYLLGKDKVLDRLKAQIKG